In Myxococcus stipitatus, the genomic window CGACGGCCAAGGTGAAGATCGTCTCGAACATCTACTACCCGGGCTTCGCCGCGGACAACGTGCAGACCAGCTGCAAGGACGCGGCGACGGGGGCCACGGTCAACAAGCAGCTGAAGTTCCTGCCGCTGCTGGCGCGCAGCAACTGGCGCACCTGCAACCTGGCGGAGAAGTACGGCTTCCAGTGCGCGGACTCCTTCGCGGAGATGATGGCGGCGGACTACGACAGCAACGGCGACGGGCAGATCGACTCCGCAGCCATCCGCTACATCGCGGGTGAGTCCGAGTCCTCCTACGTCACGCGCATCACCAGCACGCTGCGCTCCACGCTGCGCGACTCGAACACGCACTTCGTCAACGCCAGCACCAGCTATGACTACATGCAGTCGGACGACACGCACCCGACCTACTACGGCACCACCATTGGCGTGAACATCTTCACGGGCTCCGGCTCCGGCACGGGCGCGCCGCAGTTCACGGACGCGCAGGTGGTCGACGGCAAGAACCCGGAGTGGAACAAGTCCGGCCACGAGCGCATGGGCTGGGAAGGCGCGCGCTTCAACCCCGCCACGCCGTGACGCGCTGAGCGCGCCCGCGTCCCGCGCGGCGTCGTTCTCACGAGGCCCTCGACCCGTCACCGGGGTCGGGGGCTTCGTCGTCCCGGGGGCCGCGGCCCGGCTCACTGCAGGAAGCGCCACGCGGTGAAGGCCATGATGCCCGCGTAGTACACGAGCCGCCCCAGCCACTCCGCCCCGCGCCTCACCCCGCGCGAGCCCGACGGCCACAGCCACGCGCCCAGCAGGGACACGGCCTCCGTGAGCCCTCGCCAGAAGCACGCCACCAAGAGGAGGCTCATCGCCACCGGCGCGTAGTACCGCCCGAACGTGCGCAGGTACGCCTCCCACCCGAACAGCTGGTACTCGCCGAACGCGCCGCCGAAGGAGATGTACTGGTGCGCGCGGAAGAAGATGGCCGTGGGCAGCAGGGGGAAGAGCACGAACTTGAAGCCCAGGTGGTACCAGCGCCTGCGCCACAGCGCCTCTCGCGCCCGGGCGTAGCGCACCAGCACATGGCCCGCCGCCGCGCCCAGCGCCATCCTCCGCCGTCCCAGCGCCTCCAGCAGCGGCACCGCGTCCGCGGCCTCCAGGCCGTGCCCCAGCCAGCGGCCCGACGTCGAACGGAGCGCGAGGCCGGGGCCGGGCAGGGGCAGCCGCCACGGGCGCGCGGCCTCCACCGCGTCGAGCGGCACCTCCACGCGCGAGCCGTCGCGGGCGTGCAGCGTCAGGACCGCGTCGTCGAGCTCGACCGTCGCGCGGGCGGCCCGACGCAGCGCGCCCACCAGCGCCATGGGCAGCCCCGTGCCGACGACGAGCCCCAGCGCGAGCGGCCCGGGCGTGAGGCGCTGCGCGCCCTCGAGGATGTCGACGAGCAGCCAGCCCACGAAGAACACCAGGTTGCCCAGGGCGACGAGGCTCGCCGCGCACGCGATGCCGCGGCGCGCGGTGGACCAGGCGTGGAGGGAGAAGGACTCGCGGGGCACGGCGGCGGTGAGCGGGGCGGCGGAGGGGAGGGCGTCGGCGGACGAGGTGCTCATGCGCGGGGCGTGATGCGCGGGCGGACGCGACCGGAGTGGGCGCATTGCCTCGGCGGGAGGGCGCTCGTAGCATACGCAGCGCGGAGGTTCCCCGGCGAGCATGCGGCCGCAGCACTCATCCCCTGAACGGCGGGTCGACGGCGATGGCGTCACCCAGGTCTCGCCCGCGCGCTCCGGAGGCGCCGCGGCGCGCTGGCTCGTGGGCGGCGCGCTCGCCTTCCTGTTGCTGGCCGTGGGCGCGAGCTACTGGCTCTCCTCGGACGAGGTGGGAACGCCGGCCTGGGAGGAGACGCCGGTCGTCGTGACGCCGCCGCCGGTCGCCCAGCCCGCGCCCGCCGTCGCGAGGGCGCCCACGCCGCCGGTTCCCCAGCGCGCGCCGCTCGCCCAACCCCAGGTCGTCGTGGGTGGCGCCGCCGATGCGCCCGCGTCCTCGCGGGAGGCCGACATGCCGGACTCGGAACCCACGGGCCTGCAGCTCTACAAGCCCGGCACCAAGCCGCTCAAGCGCGGCATCGTCGTGCCGGAGGACTTCGAGCTGCCGCCCGGCTACGTGCGCCACTACCAGTCCACGGACCAGGGCGAGCGCGTGGAGGCCATCCTGATGTTCCATCCGGACCATCAGCCGAAGGATGCGAATGGCCAGCCCATCCCCATCCCCGACAATCGCGTGGTGCCCGCCGAACTGGCGCCGCCGGGGTTGCCCATCCGCCTGCTGGAGCTGCCCCGGACGGACGGGGACCAGGACGCGCCTTGAAGGGCGTGCAATGGGACGTGGCGCCCACGTGGCGCTACCGGGGCGTCGTCTCCGTCGCGCTCACCGCTGTCTGTCTGGCGGCCTACGCGTCGCTCGAGTCGCGCTGGGTGGCGCTGGGCTTCATCGGCCTGGCGCCCTGGCTGGGCGCGGTGGACCAGGCGCGCACGTTCAAGGGCGCGCTCGCGCTGGGCGCGGGGCTCGCGGCCGTCTTCGCCGCGCTGGTGTTCGGCTGGTTCCCGCGCGCGCTCCAGGCGTACTCGGGGGCGCCGCTGTGGCTGTGCTGGGGCGGGCTGGTGCTGCTCGCGCCGCTGTTCCAGCCGCAGCTGGTGCTGACGGCGCTGGCGCGGTGGCTGGCGCGCAGGGGAATGGGGGAGCGGGAGAGCGGGCTGCCCGGGGTCGTGGGCATGCTGGTGTACGTGGGCGTGGAGTGGCTCGTCCCCAAGCTGTTCGCGGACACGCTGGGACAGGGGCTCGTGTCCTCCGAACGGCTGCGCCAGGGCGCGGACCTCGCGGGCGCGCCCGGCCTCACGCTCGTCATGCTGGCCGTCAACGAGTGCGTGCTCGCGGCGGCGCGGGCCTTCCGCGCGCGAGGGGTGCTGCCGGCGCTGCGTCCGCTGGTGGGCGCGGCGGTGCTGGTGCTCGGGCTGGTGGGCTACGGGGCGCACCGGCTGCGCGAGGTGCGCGAGGCGACGGCCGAGGCGCCGTCGCTGGTGGTGGGCGCGGTGCAGGCCAACATCACGAACTACGAGAAGCTCAAGGCGGAGCGCGGCGCGTACGAGGTGGTGCGGATGGTGCTCGACACGCACTACGCGCTGTCGGACGCGCTGCTGCGCGAGGGCCCGGTGGACCTGCTCGCGTGGCCGGAGACGGTGTACCCGACGCCCTTCGGCGCGCCGAAGAGCGACGCGGGCGCGGAGCTCGACGCCGAAATCTCCGCCTATGTCGCCGCGCGGGGCGTGCCCCTGGTGTTCGGCTCGTATGACGTGGAGGCCGGGCGCGAGTACAACGCGACGATGTTCCTGGAGCCCTCGACGGAGCGGGGCGGGGCGCCGGTGCGCACGGCCTATCGCAAGTCGATGCTCTTCCCGCTGACGGAGTGGGTGCCGGACGCCATCGACACGCCGACGCTGCGCGAGTGGTTGCCCTGGACGGGGCGCTGGTCCCGCGGGCCCGGGCCCCGGACGGTGCGCGTGCGGCTGCGCGACGGCCGTCCGCTCACGGTGGCGCCGCTCGTCTGCTACGACACCCTCTTCCCCTCCTATGCCGCGGACGAGGTGCGGCAGGGCGCGCAGCTGCTGCTCACGCTGTCGAACGACTCCTGGTTCGTGGGCACGCCCGGGCCCCGGCTGCACCTGACGCACGCGGTGTTCCGCAGCATCGAGACGCGCAGGCCCCAGGTGCGCGTGACGAACTCCGGCGTCTCCGCGCTCATCGACGCCACGGGCGCGGTGCTGGGGGAGGTGGGGGACGACCAGCGCGGCACCCTGGCGATGCGCGTGCCCGCGACGGCGGCGCTGACGCCGCTGGCCCTGGCGTGGGGCAACTGGCTGGGGCCGGTGGCGCTGGGGCTCGCGGTGGTGCTGCTCGGGGGCGTGGCGCTGGGCGGGCGGGGCGGTCGGCGCTGAGCGTCCGCGCCCCCCGCCTCCGGCGCTTCAGTGCCGGCCGGCCTTGAACTCGCCCACCAGGTGGTCGCAGGCGCGCACCGCGAGCGCCATCATCGTGAGGGTGGGGTTCTGCGCTCCCTGCGAGGGGAAGCACGCGCCGTCCACCACGTAGAGGTTGGACACGTCCCAGCTGCGGTTGAAGGGGTCGAGCACGGACGTCCTCGGGTCGGAGCCCATCCGCGCGGTGCCCACCTCGTGGATGGCCATGCCCGGCGTGGACAGCGTGTCGTTCACCTTCTCCACGGTGAAGCCCGCCTCCCGCATCATCTCCTGGCACGCGGCCACCGCGTCGGCGTTCATCCTCCGCTCGTTGTCGGAGTGGCGGCAGTCGATGTGCGCGGCGGGGATGCCCCAGCGGTCCTTCACCACCGGGTCGAGCGTCACGCGGTTGTCCTGGCGCGGCACCATCTCCCCGAACGGGACGAAGTGGCAGCTGTCCCCGAAGGTGAACACCTGCACGCCGTAGCCGCGCGCGAAGCCGTCCTCGCGCGTGGTGACGTTGCGGAACTGGGGGATGTAGGCCCAGCTCTGCTCGGCGCTCTGCCGGTCGGCGGGCAGGTTCATCTTCGCCTCGATGCCCAGCAGGTACGTGTGGTCCATCAGGTTGCGGCCCAGCTGCCCCGACGTGTTGGCCAGGCCCGTGGGGAAGGCGGCGCTGCGCGAGTGCAGGAGCAGGCGCGTCGTCTCGATGGTGCCCGCGGCGAGCACCACCACGCGCCCCGTGGCCTCGTGCACCTTGCCCGTGTCCGTGTCGACGTAGGTGACGCCCGTCACGCGCCCCTGCTTGTCGTCGTAGAGGACCTGGTTCACCACCGCGTGCGTGCGCAGGGTGAGGCGGCCCGTCTTCATCGCCGCGGGGATGGTGATGGGCGCGGAGGCGGTGCGGCGGACGATGACGCGGCGCTCGGGCCAGCGGCGCTCCACCCGCTCCTTGAGCCACAGCTCGGCGGGCGTCATGGGGATGGGCGCGGCGAAGACGGAGTCCGGCAGCGTGTCCAGCCCGTCCGTGTTGCCGTGGATGCCCATCCACCGCTCCACCGTCTCGTAGTGCGGCGCCAGGTCCGCCAGCGTCAGCGGCCAGTCCGGCCCCTGCCCGTCCTGGCTGCCCGCTTTGAAGTTGAAGTCCGACAGCCGGTAGAACTGGCGGCCGTGCGCCTTCACCGACGTGCGTCCGCCGACCTGCCGGGCGCGAATCCACGCGAACGGCGCGTCCTGGGGCGTGGTGTACGGGTTGTCGACGTCGTCGACGAACGCGTGCGGATGGAAGGGCCACGCGAAGGTGCTCGACTGCACGGACTGACGCTGCTTGCGCTTCGCGTCGGTCTCCGCGCGGTAGCCCAGCTTCTGCTTCACGCGGTGCCACGTCCACAGCAGCTGGTCCGCGACGTTGCTCCGCCCCGCCTCGAGGACGAGGACGTTCAATCCCGCCTCCGTCAGCTGCTTGGCCGACCACCCACCACACGCCCCGGAACCCACCACCACCACATCGAACGTTGTCTTGGACGTGCCCACGGATTCCCGGATGAAGTCGCGCGGGACGAGAGGGGGTCGTCACCACGCCGCGAGTGGATGCCGTCGAGTGTAGACTGCGCGGCGCGACGTTGACCATGTGTCGTGGCTGACTCGCGCCGAAGGGCAGGCGGCCGGGCTCTCACCCGGCAGGGTGGATTCTCATGAAGTGGCAAAAGGTGTTGGGCGGCGTGTTGGCATTGGGGGTGCTGGCGGCGTTGCTTGTCTTTGCACGCGCGCTGAGACACTCGGAGGGCTACTTCCACTACCCACGCGTCGCGCCCCAGAAGCCCGAGGACTTCGCGGAGGCGCAGGACGTGCGGCTGCGCACCGAGGACGCGCTGGAGCTGCGTGGCTGGTACGTGCCCTCGCGCAACCGCGCGGCGGTGGTGCTGGCGCATGGCCTGTCCCAGACGCGCGCGGACCTGCTGGCGGAGGCGCGCGTGCTGAGGGACGCGGGGTACGGCGTGCTGCTCTTCGACCTGCGCGCGCACGGCGAGAGCCAGGGCGAGACGTCCACCTGGGGCGACAAGGAGCGGCTGGACGTGAGGGCCGCGCTGGACTTCGCGCGGGCGCGTCCGGACGTGGACCCGGAGCGCGTGGCGCTGGTCGGCTTCTCCATCGGCTCGGCCGCGGTGGCGGAGGTGGCGGCGAAGGACGCGCGCGTGCGGGCGGTGGTGCTGCTGTCGCCGTTCAACACGCTGTGGCTCGCGGCGGCGTATGACTTCCGCCGCTTCGGCGTCGTGTCGCAGTCCGGGGCGCTCGTGCCCTTCTGGCGCCGGGGCATCGCGCTCGACGAGGTGCGCACCATCGACGCGGTGGAGCACATCCGCCCCCGGCCGCTCCTCATCGTCATGGGCACGGAGGAGTCCGGCCAGCCGCTCGCGGACGAGCTCTTCGCCAAGGTGCGCGGGTACGCCCAGACGTGGCGCATCCAGGGCGCGGGGCACGGGAACTTCGCCGCCACCGAACCCCGGGAGTACCCGCGCCGCCTGCGGGCCTTCGTCGACGCGGCGCTCGCGCCGTCGCCCCCCGCCAGCGAGGCGGGGGCGCCGTGAGCTCCGCCGTCTAGCCGGCCTTGGGCGCGGGCTCGGCGGGGGCCTGCCGCTCGCGGGCCTCCAGCTGGGCGAGCTGCTGGAGGAAGGCGCGCCCCCGGGCCGCGTCCGTCATGTGGACGAAGGCGGCCATGCCCTTGAGCTGGTCGAGCGACTCGCCCTCGCGGCCGGGCTTGCCCTTCAGGCGGTTGTGGATGGCGGCGCGCAGGCGGCGCACCACGTCGCGCGGGACGCGGGCGGCGGGCTGGTCCTTGCCGGCCTGGTTCACCACCAGCCCCGTGACGCGCTGGCGGGTGCCCTTGCGCGCCACGCGCGTCTTGTCCGGGTGCAGGCGGAAGCCCTCGGACTCCACCACGTCCTTCACCCGCGCCAGCAGCACGGCCACCGGGGCGCCCTGGGCGCGGCGGGCCTTGGGGGCCTTCGCCTTCGTCCACGAGAAGGTCAGGTCATCCGCGTAGCGCGTGTACGTGAAGCCCAGGCGCTTGGAGAGCGCGGACAGGCGCTTGTCCAGCTTGAGGCACAGGGCGTTGGTGATGCCGGGCGAGGTGGGCGCGCCCTGGGGCAGCGCGCGCGGGCCCTTGGCGACGTGGAGCGTCTTGCCACGGAACTGCACCGTCTCGCGCGGGGCCTCGGTGGCCAGCAGCGCCAGCAGCGTGGAGGTGTTCTCCGGCAGGCCGCCCTTGCGCAACAGGCCCTTCACCCGGCGCCACGTCACGGAGGGGAAGAAGTCCTTGAGGTCCACCTTCACCACCACGTCCGCGCCCTGGTGGGCCAGCGCGTTGGTGAGGATGGAGCGCCCCGCGACGAAGCCGTGGGCGGCGCCGTGCACGGGCAGCCGCTCCACGACGTTGGCGAGCACCCAGCGCTGGGCCTCCTTCAGCTCCGGCTTGGGGGAGGTAATCGTGCGCGAGCCGCCGTCGCGCTTGGGGATGCTCCAGGTGAGGTAGTGGCTGCCGGTGTCCACCTCGCGGTGGAAGGCGAACCAGCGCAGCTTGGAGACGCTCAGCCCCAGGGCCTTGGCGAGCGCCTCGGCGGAGCCCAGCTCCGGCAGGCCGTTGGCCCGGGCGCGCTCCTCGCGGTGGGCCACGTCGAACGTGTCGGGGGCCTCGGATTCGGACCAGTGGATGCCCGGGCCCAGGTGGCCCACGTGCGACGCCTTCCAGGCCTCGTGGGCCTGGCGCTCCAGGGCGCGGCGCTCGGTGGCCTCGGCCTTCTTCTTCTCCTTCCAGGCCGTCTTCTCCTTCTCCGTCGCGCGCGAGAAGTCGAGCTCGCCGACGGCGATGCCTCGGGAGACGAGCTGGCCCTGCACCCACGCGTCGGCGCCGCCGGACTCGACGATGGCCTTCCACCGCGTGAGCAGGGCGTCGTGGGCGGCGCGGCGGACCTCTCGCTGGTGGAGGGTGCTGGCGCTGGCGGGCTGTGGCGCGGGCGGAGAGATGACCTCCGGCGCGGTTGCGGGGACGAACGACTCCAGCCTGGCGGTCATGTCAGCACCTCGAGGAGGGGGCGCGGCGGTGTCGGACGAAGAGGGCTGTCTTTCGCGAGCAGTCGAGGGAGGCCGGGAAGGCACCACCATCTCACCTGGGGCACGGTAGCCTCACCGGCTCTCCCCTCCCGCGCACTCCGGTCGGGGTGGGCAAACGGCGGTCGCGTCGTTGGCTCCGCTGCCCACCCCGACCGGAGTGCGCGGGAGGGAGAGAGCCAAGAACAGGCTACCTTGCGGAGAGTGTCCTGCATTCCAACCGGAGCGGCGCAACGCCGCTCCCGCGCTCGAGGCGCTCAGGCTGATGCACTCCGGACCTCTCTCGGCTGCTCGCGCGTGGAGCGCGTTTCGTCGTGTCTTCCGTCGCACCTGCCCTTCCGGCCGCTCCGTGGAGCGACCGAGCCGTGGTTGTGGGTTTACACCAAGGAAGCCGCCGCGTCGATGTAGCCTTCGGCGGAAAGCTTCTCCAGGCGGGTGAAGTACGCGGCGCGGGCCTCCGCGTCCGAGTCGAACCAGAGCCGCTGGTGACGCGCGGCGCCGGTGCGCGGGCCCCACTCGACGGAGACGAGCTGCCCGTCGAGCGAGACGCGATACACGAGCTCCTGGCCGCTCTGCGCGTCGCGGCGCACGTAGGAGCGCGTCTCCGCGCGGATGAGCTTGCGGCCCTCGGGCGTCTGGCGCAGGGCCTCCTCCTCGGCGCGGCGGCGGGACCACGCCAGGCGCAGGGCGAGCTGGTGCTCGCACGGGCCCTCGCGCATGCCGGAGCGGCGGAAGTGGGGGCAGCCGCAGGAGGCGTCCCGCACGCGACCTTCCGAGTCCAGCGTGAAGCTGGGGAAGAAGCTGCGCACGGCCTCCCGGTCCACGACCTCGCCGTGGATGCGGGTGCCCTCGCCGGCGAGGTCGTGCACCTTGGTCAGCTTCACCTCGCCGGCGCCCGGAGCGCCGTCACCCAGCAGGCGGTGGGCGCGGGCCTCGCGCTCGCTGCCGAAGCGGATGACGGACTCGTCCACGGGCGTGGCCATCAGCTCGCGGGGGCGGTACTGGCCCTTCACCAGGTC contains:
- a CDS encoding SGNH/GDSL hydrolase family protein, translated to MSFRRNGLSLAAMVAAATVSGSALASTLNQNTAWTIDRSTSTTKYRVVAYGDSIYAGYNGGLTSVARRAAPVVQGEYLAKTWNTDMEVIRRTKSGAKADDIYNNKIVSERSYMQATNTRVVLFEMCGNDYLQARSAFSGQSGTCDYSGLEAALSACATYTERAMQAINQYATTAKVKIVSNIYYPGFAADNVQTSCKDAATGATVNKQLKFLPLLARSNWRTCNLAEKYGFQCADSFAEMMAADYDSNGDGQIDSAAIRYIAGESESSYVTRITSTLRSTLRDSNTHFVNASTSYDYMQSDDTHPTYYGTTIGVNIFTGSGSGTGAPQFTDAQVVDGKNPEWNKSGHERMGWEGARFNPATP
- the lnt gene encoding apolipoprotein N-acyltransferase; translation: MKGVQWDVAPTWRYRGVVSVALTAVCLAAYASLESRWVALGFIGLAPWLGAVDQARTFKGALALGAGLAAVFAALVFGWFPRALQAYSGAPLWLCWGGLVLLAPLFQPQLVLTALARWLARRGMGERESGLPGVVGMLVYVGVEWLVPKLFADTLGQGLVSSERLRQGADLAGAPGLTLVMLAVNECVLAAARAFRARGVLPALRPLVGAAVLVLGLVGYGAHRLREVREATAEAPSLVVGAVQANITNYEKLKAERGAYEVVRMVLDTHYALSDALLREGPVDLLAWPETVYPTPFGAPKSDAGAELDAEISAYVAARGVPLVFGSYDVEAGREYNATMFLEPSTERGGAPVRTAYRKSMLFPLTEWVPDAIDTPTLREWLPWTGRWSRGPGPRTVRVRLRDGRPLTVAPLVCYDTLFPSYAADEVRQGAQLLLTLSNDSWFVGTPGPRLHLTHAVFRSIETRRPQVRVTNSGVSALIDATGAVLGEVGDDQRGTLAMRVPATAALTPLALAWGNWLGPVALGLAVVLLGGVALGGRGGRR
- a CDS encoding GMC family oxidoreductase, with product MGTSKTTFDVVVVGSGACGGWSAKQLTEAGLNVLVLEAGRSNVADQLLWTWHRVKQKLGYRAETDAKRKQRQSVQSSTFAWPFHPHAFVDDVDNPYTTPQDAPFAWIRARQVGGRTSVKAHGRQFYRLSDFNFKAGSQDGQGPDWPLTLADLAPHYETVERWMGIHGNTDGLDTLPDSVFAAPIPMTPAELWLKERVERRWPERRVIVRRTASAPITIPAAMKTGRLTLRTHAVVNQVLYDDKQGRVTGVTYVDTDTGKVHEATGRVVVLAAGTIETTRLLLHSRSAAFPTGLANTSGQLGRNLMDHTYLLGIEAKMNLPADRQSAEQSWAYIPQFRNVTTREDGFARGYGVQVFTFGDSCHFVPFGEMVPRQDNRVTLDPVVKDRWGIPAAHIDCRHSDNERRMNADAVAACQEMMREAGFTVEKVNDTLSTPGMAIHEVGTARMGSDPRTSVLDPFNRSWDVSNLYVVDGACFPSQGAQNPTLTMMALAVRACDHLVGEFKAGRH
- a CDS encoding alpha/beta hydrolase → MKWQKVLGGVLALGVLAALLVFARALRHSEGYFHYPRVAPQKPEDFAEAQDVRLRTEDALELRGWYVPSRNRAAVVLAHGLSQTRADLLAEARVLRDAGYGVLLFDLRAHGESQGETSTWGDKERLDVRAALDFARARPDVDPERVALVGFSIGSAAVAEVAAKDARVRAVVLLSPFNTLWLAAAYDFRRFGVVSQSGALVPFWRRGIALDEVRTIDAVEHIRPRPLLIVMGTEESGQPLADELFAKVRGYAQTWRIQGAGHGNFAATEPREYPRRLRAFVDAALAPSPPASEAGAP
- a CDS encoding reverse transcriptase family protein; this encodes MTARLESFVPATAPEVISPPAPQPASASTLHQREVRRAAHDALLTRWKAIVESGGADAWVQGQLVSRGIAVGELDFSRATEKEKTAWKEKKKAEATERRALERQAHEAWKASHVGHLGPGIHWSESEAPDTFDVAHREERARANGLPELGSAEALAKALGLSVSKLRWFAFHREVDTGSHYLTWSIPKRDGGSRTITSPKPELKEAQRWVLANVVERLPVHGAAHGFVAGRSILTNALAHQGADVVVKVDLKDFFPSVTWRRVKGLLRKGGLPENTSTLLALLATEAPRETVQFRGKTLHVAKGPRALPQGAPTSPGITNALCLKLDKRLSALSKRLGFTYTRYADDLTFSWTKAKAPKARRAQGAPVAVLLARVKDVVESEGFRLHPDKTRVARKGTRQRVTGLVVNQAGKDQPAARVPRDVVRRLRAAIHNRLKGKPGREGESLDQLKGMAAFVHMTDAARGRAFLQQLAQLEARERQAPAEPAPKAG